The Phacochoerus africanus isolate WHEZ1 chromosome 3, ROS_Pafr_v1, whole genome shotgun sequence genome window below encodes:
- the PROC gene encoding vitamin K-dependent protein C isoform X1 yields MWQLASLLLLLIIWAVSSTPTPPDSVFSSSQRAHQVLRSKRANSFLEELRPSSLERECKEETCDFEEAREIFQNTENTMAFWSKYHDGDQCAVSPPEHRCDSPCCGRGTCIDGLGGFRCDCAQGWEGRFCLHEVRFSNCSTENGGCAHYCLEEEGGRRCRCAPGYRLGDDHLHCEPKVKFPCGRLGNRMEKKRKNLKRDTDQVDKKEDQIDPRLVNGKQSPWGESPWQVILLDSKKKLACGAVLIHVSWVLTAAHCLDDYKKLTVRLGEYDLRRREKWEVDLDIKEFLIHPNYTRSTSDNDIALLRLAEPATFSQTIVPICLPDSGLSERELTRVGQETVVTGWGYRSEAKTNRSFILNFIKVPVAPHNECVQAMHNKISENMLCAGILGDSRDACEGDSGGPMVASFRGTWFLVGLVSWGEGCGRLHNYGVYTKVSRYLDWIHGHIRMEEAFHKSQVP; encoded by the exons ATGTGGCAACTTGCAAGCCTCTTACTGCTCCTGATCATCTGGGCAGTTTCCAGCACACCGACTCCTCCTG actCAGTGTTCTCCAGCAGCCAGCGGGCCCACCAGGTGCTGCGCAGCAAACGCGCCAACTCCTTCCTGGAGGAGCTGCGGCCCAGCAGCCTGGAGCGCGAGTGCAAGGAGGAGACCTGTGATTTCGAGGAGGCTCGGGAGATTTTCCAAAACACGGAAAACACA ATGGCCTTCTGGTCCAAGTACCACG ACGGGGACCAGTGCGCGGTGTCGCCCCCGGAGCACCGGTGCGACAGCCCGTGCTGCGGGCGTGGCACCTGTATCGACGGCCTGGGCGGCTTCCGCTGCGACTGCGCTCAGGGCTGGGAGGGCCGCTTCTGCCTGCACG AGGTGCGCTTCTCCAACTGCTCTACGGAAAACGGTGGCTGTGCTCACtactgcctggaggaggagggcgggCGCCGCTGCCGCTGCGCGCCAGGCTACCGGCTGGGGGACGACCACCTGCATTGCGAGCCAAAGG TGAAGTTCCCTTGCGGGAGGCTAGGGAATCGCATGGAGAAGAAACGCAAGAACTTGAAACGTGATACCGACCAAGTTGACAAAAAAGAAGACCAAATAGATCCGAGGCTCGTCAATGGGAAGCAGTCCCCATGGGGAGAGAGCCCCTGGCAG GTGATCCTGCTGGACTCAAAGAAGAAGCTGGCCTGTGGGGCAGTGCTCATCCATGTCTCCTGGGTGCTGACAGCGGCCCACTGCTTGGACGACTACAAGAAGCTCACTGTCAGGCTCG GCGAATATGATCTGAGGCGCCGGGAAAAATGGGAGGTAGACCTGGACATCAAGGAGTTCCTCATCCACCCTAACTACACCAGGAGCACCAGTGACAATGACATCGCCCTGCTCCGCCTGGCCGAACCGGCCACTTTCTCGCAGACCATCGTGCCCATCTGCCTCCCAGACAGTGGCCTCTCTGAGCGTGAGCTCACCCGGGTTGGCCAAGAGACCGTGGTGACCGGCTGGGGCTACCGCAGCGAGGCCAAGACAAACCGCAGCTTCATCCTCAACTTCATCAAGGTCCCTGTGGCCCCGCACAATGAGTGCGTCCAGGCCATGCACAACAAGATCTCTGAGAACATGCTGTGTGCAGGCATCCTGGGGGACTCTCGTGATGCCTGCGAGGGCGACAGCGGGGGGCCTATGGTGGCCTCCTTCCGCGGCACTTGGTTCCTGGTGGGCCTGGTGAGCTGGGGTGAGGGCTGTGGGCGCCTCCACAACTATGGCGTTTACACCAAAGTCAGCCGTTACCTCGACTGGATCCATGGCCACATCAGAATGGAGGAGGCCTTTCACAAGAGCCAGGTGCCTTAG
- the PROC gene encoding vitamin K-dependent protein C isoform X2, whose amino-acid sequence MWQLASLLLLLIIWAVSSTPTPPDSVFSSSQRAHQVLRSKRANSFLEELRPSSLERECKEETCDFEEAREIFQNTENTMAFWSKYHGECSPDPWPRCPCSSGSLGRHPPHPTWQTGTSARCRPRSTGATARAAGVAPVSTAWAASAATALRAGRAASACTVRGRRRLAEVRFSNCSTENGGCAHYCLEEEGGRRCRCAPGYRLGDDHLHCEPKVKFPCGRLGNRMEKKRKNLKRDTDQVDKKEDQIDPRLVNGKQSPWGESPWQVILLDSKKKLACGAVLIHVSWVLTAAHCLDDYKKLTVRLGEYDLRRREKWEVDLDIKEFLIHPNYTRSTSDNDIALLRLAEPATFSQTIVPICLPDSGLSERELTRVGQETVVTGWGYRSEAKTNRSFILNFIKVPVAPHNECVQAMHNKISENMLCAGILGDSRDACEGDSGGPMVASFRGTWFLVGLVSWGEGCGRLHNYGVYTKVSRYLDWIHGHIRMEEAFHKSQVP is encoded by the exons ATGTGGCAACTTGCAAGCCTCTTACTGCTCCTGATCATCTGGGCAGTTTCCAGCACACCGACTCCTCCTG actCAGTGTTCTCCAGCAGCCAGCGGGCCCACCAGGTGCTGCGCAGCAAACGCGCCAACTCCTTCCTGGAGGAGCTGCGGCCCAGCAGCCTGGAGCGCGAGTGCAAGGAGGAGACCTGTGATTTCGAGGAGGCTCGGGAGATTTTCCAAAACACGGAAAACACA ATGGCCTTCTGGTCCAAGTACCACGGTGAGTGCAGTCCAGACCCCTGGCCGCGGTGCCCCTGCTCCTCCGGGTCCCTGGGCC GACACCCTCCTCACCCCACGTGGCAGACGGGGACCAGTGCGCGGTGTCGCCCCCGGAGCACCGGTGCGACAGCCCGTGCTGCGGGCGTGGCACCTGTATCGACGGCCTGGGCGGCTTCCGCTGCGACTGCGCTCAGGGCTGGGAGGGCCGCTTCTGCCTGCACGGTGAGAGGGCGGCGGCGGCTGGCGG AGGTGCGCTTCTCCAACTGCTCTACGGAAAACGGTGGCTGTGCTCACtactgcctggaggaggagggcgggCGCCGCTGCCGCTGCGCGCCAGGCTACCGGCTGGGGGACGACCACCTGCATTGCGAGCCAAAGG TGAAGTTCCCTTGCGGGAGGCTAGGGAATCGCATGGAGAAGAAACGCAAGAACTTGAAACGTGATACCGACCAAGTTGACAAAAAAGAAGACCAAATAGATCCGAGGCTCGTCAATGGGAAGCAGTCCCCATGGGGAGAGAGCCCCTGGCAG GTGATCCTGCTGGACTCAAAGAAGAAGCTGGCCTGTGGGGCAGTGCTCATCCATGTCTCCTGGGTGCTGACAGCGGCCCACTGCTTGGACGACTACAAGAAGCTCACTGTCAGGCTCG GCGAATATGATCTGAGGCGCCGGGAAAAATGGGAGGTAGACCTGGACATCAAGGAGTTCCTCATCCACCCTAACTACACCAGGAGCACCAGTGACAATGACATCGCCCTGCTCCGCCTGGCCGAACCGGCCACTTTCTCGCAGACCATCGTGCCCATCTGCCTCCCAGACAGTGGCCTCTCTGAGCGTGAGCTCACCCGGGTTGGCCAAGAGACCGTGGTGACCGGCTGGGGCTACCGCAGCGAGGCCAAGACAAACCGCAGCTTCATCCTCAACTTCATCAAGGTCCCTGTGGCCCCGCACAATGAGTGCGTCCAGGCCATGCACAACAAGATCTCTGAGAACATGCTGTGTGCAGGCATCCTGGGGGACTCTCGTGATGCCTGCGAGGGCGACAGCGGGGGGCCTATGGTGGCCTCCTTCCGCGGCACTTGGTTCCTGGTGGGCCTGGTGAGCTGGGGTGAGGGCTGTGGGCGCCTCCACAACTATGGCGTTTACACCAAAGTCAGCCGTTACCTCGACTGGATCCATGGCCACATCAGAATGGAGGAGGCCTTTCACAAGAGCCAGGTGCCTTAG